The Monodelphis domestica isolate mMonDom1 chromosome 7, mMonDom1.pri, whole genome shotgun sequence genome window below encodes:
- the CER1 gene encoding cerberus, translating to MHLLLLQLLVILGLGESWPQMQQGRDRRTQHPSYAQDDQSLGALSTGAEEGAQEKPDLFVAIPHQIVPELPEAPREQREMLFRFMYTSEKQKPERQMEVRDPAREAFKPRTPADAEPDGKENEKTPLQEEAQKFWHYFLFRKSSASQEVILPIKSNEVHQETCRTVPFSQTIIHDDCEKVVVQNNLCFGKCRSLRLSEASAHHHAFCSHCSPTKFTTKELLLNCTGPNPVVKVVMIVEECQCKIKQGHDKEHLHSDTFAETHRQN from the exons ATGCATCTCTTGCTGCTTCAGCTGCTGGTGATCTTAGGTCTAGGAGAGTCCTGGCCACAAATGCAGCAAGGCAGGGACAGGAGAACCCAGCATCCCTCTTATGCCCAGGATGATCAGAGCCTGGGAGCACTATCTACAGGTGCTGAGGAGGGTGCCCAGGAAAAGCCAGACTTGTTTGTAGCCATACCTCACCAGATAGTTCCTGAGCTACCAGAAGCTCCCAGAGAGCAAAGAGAGATGTTATTCAGGTTTATGTATACCTCTGAGAAACAGAAGCCAGAAAGGCAGATGGAAGTAAGGGATCCTGCTAGGGAGGCGTTCAAACCTAGAACCCCAGCAGATGCTGAACCTGATGGCAAGGAAAACGAGAAAACTCCTCTCCAGGAAGAAGCACAGAAATTCTGGCACTACTTCTTGTTTAGAAAAAGTTCTGCTTCACAGGAAGTCATCTTGCCCATCAAAAGCAATGAAGTACACCAGGAAACCTGTAGGACAGTTCCTTTCTCCCAG ACAATAATACACGATGACTGTGAAAAAGTTGTGGTTCAAAACAACCTCTGCTTTGGGAAATGTAGATCCCTTCGTCTTTCTGAGGCTTCAGCTCATCATCATGCCTTCTGCTCGCACTGTTCACCTACCAAGTTCACAACAAAAGAATTACTGCTGAACTGTACTGGacccaaccctgtagtcaaggtGGTGATGATTGTGGAGGAATGCCAGTGTAAGATCAAGCAAGGTCATGACAAAGAACATCTCCATTCTGACACTTTtgcagagacacacagacagaatTAA